A region of Streptomyces sp. R44 DNA encodes the following proteins:
- a CDS encoding phiSA1p31-related protein, translated as MTEFKVGDKVRVCGSFDGEITYGPFKSAFERYTMYVVRNETGNERAQHDTDLTALPKFAIGDRVEKPATGVRPGTIVAGPFVTEYDDVPFWVVEHDNGKVSTPREDGDLKRIEEEPAREIKVGDRVKVVSGRGISAYIGKTVTLTKVGASSPYGPYGFKGGFGGEIYAEEVELIREAPADTFEYNGVTYDLTATYRDKDGDEWTFKGGTRASDGTPDGAMNGYAGGTYSYTLGYAARHYAPLTRI; from the coding sequence CGGAGTTCAAGGTCGGCGACAAGGTTCGCGTCTGCGGTTCGTTCGACGGAGAGATCACCTACGGACCCTTCAAGAGCGCCTTCGAGCGCTACACCATGTACGTGGTGCGCAACGAGACAGGCAACGAGCGAGCCCAGCACGACACCGACCTGACAGCTCTCCCGAAGTTCGCCATCGGCGACCGGGTGGAGAAGCCTGCGACGGGTGTTCGCCCCGGAACGATTGTGGCTGGCCCGTTTGTCACCGAGTACGACGATGTGCCGTTCTGGGTCGTCGAGCACGACAACGGCAAGGTGTCGACCCCGCGCGAGGACGGTGACCTGAAGAGGATCGAGGAGGAGCCGGCCCGAGAGATCAAGGTCGGCGACCGGGTCAAGGTCGTCTCAGGGCGCGGCATCAGCGCATACATCGGGAAGACGGTGACGCTGACGAAGGTTGGTGCGAGCAGCCCCTACGGCCCCTACGGCTTCAAGGGGGGATTCGGCGGCGAGATCTACGCCGAGGAGGTCGAACTCATCCGCGAGGCGCCTGCGGACACCTTTGAGTACAACGGCGTGACATACGACCTGACGGCGACGTACCGCGACAAGGACGGCGACGAGTGGACGTTCAAGGGCGGTACGAGGGCGTCTGACGGCACCCCCGACGGAGCGATGAACGGCTACGCCGGCGGGACCTACTCCTACACCCTCGGCTACGCGGCTCGCCACTACGCCCCCCTGACGCGCATCTGA
- a CDS encoding phiSA1p31-related protein: MAHAQYETRTRTVEETVVVLEISENDADELRAIVGAADGTRAMVRVFQALEAIGAPMKSETYATGSTYELNAKYRDRSGDVWEFTGKRSQSGEPYVTYTGFMDNEDTISEIEREWGPLVKVTE, from the coding sequence ATGGCACACGCACAGTACGAGACCCGCACGCGCACCGTGGAGGAGACGGTCGTCGTCCTGGAGATCAGTGAGAACGACGCGGACGAGCTGCGAGCCATCGTGGGTGCCGCTGATGGCACCCGAGCGATGGTGCGTGTTTTTCAAGCACTCGAAGCGATCGGCGCGCCGATGAAGTCGGAGACCTACGCGACGGGGTCCACCTATGAACTGAACGCGAAGTACCGCGACCGCTCGGGCGACGTCTGGGAGTTCACGGGGAAGCGCTCGCAGAGCGGCGAACCCTACGTCACCTACACCGGCTTCATGGACAACGAGGACACGATCAGCGAGATCGAGCGTGAGTGGGGTCCGCTCGTCAAGGTCACCGAGTGA